The Pseudomonas wenzhouensis genome has a segment encoding these proteins:
- a CDS encoding DUF5924 family protein, which yields MKRLLDRIPLLIALLKRYRGLVALFGFCSGVASFLLVDRQAHLAKVLGVVLLISWLWLILENLLRERIAQRFGFELPLPLLRYATQMIHQESLFFVLPFFFITTTWNSGQVLFSGLLAAAALASITDPIYYRWLAPRRWLLLILHSLALFAVMLTALPIIFHLTTPQSYRIALVVATLLALPSLPGLIGGAGWRRILLLATLPIVMAGAGWLARVWVPPATLWLTEVAISDRFDGTQRTPGDSLQQLTPDQLRDDGLYAYTAINAPRGLDERIYHVWQHNGHEVDRIALNISGGRKEGYRAWTHKLNFPTAPEGRWQVSVVTEAGQMIGVLRFEVLPAGSVSR from the coding sequence ATGAAACGCCTGCTCGACCGCATCCCCCTGCTTATCGCCCTGCTCAAGCGCTATCGCGGTCTGGTTGCGCTATTCGGCTTCTGCTCGGGGGTCGCCAGTTTCCTGCTGGTTGATCGTCAGGCGCACCTGGCCAAGGTGCTGGGCGTGGTGCTGTTGATCAGTTGGCTGTGGCTGATTCTGGAAAATCTGCTGCGTGAACGCATCGCCCAGCGCTTCGGTTTCGAACTGCCGCTGCCGCTGCTGCGCTATGCCACGCAGATGATTCATCAGGAGAGCCTGTTCTTCGTTCTGCCGTTCTTCTTCATCACCACCACCTGGAACAGCGGCCAGGTGCTGTTCAGCGGCCTGCTGGCAGCCGCAGCACTTGCCTCGATTACCGACCCGATCTACTACCGCTGGCTGGCCCCACGGCGCTGGCTGTTGCTGATCCTGCACAGCCTGGCGCTGTTCGCGGTGATGCTCACTGCGCTGCCGATCATCTTTCACCTCACGACACCGCAGAGCTACCGCATCGCCCTGGTGGTCGCCACGCTGCTGGCCCTGCCCAGTCTGCCAGGGTTGATCGGCGGCGCTGGTTGGCGGCGCATCCTGCTGTTGGCCACGCTGCCCATCGTCATGGCCGGTGCCGGCTGGCTGGCCAGGGTCTGGGTGCCACCGGCCACCCTGTGGCTGACCGAGGTGGCGATCAGTGACCGCTTCGATGGTACGCAGCGCACACCGGGTGACAGCCTGCAGCAGCTCACCCCGGATCAGCTGCGCGACGATGGCCTCTACGCCTATACCGCGATCAATGCCCCGCGCGGTCTCGACGAGCGCATCTATCACGTCTGGCAGCACAATGGCCACGAGGTCGACCGCATCGCCCTGAACATCAGTGGCGGGCGCAAGGAGGGCTACCGGGCCTGGACGCACAAGCTCAACTTCCCCACGGCCCCCGAAGGCCGCTGGCAGGTAAGCGTGGTCACCGAAGCCGGGCAGATGATCGGTGTGCTGCGCTTCGAGGTTCTGCCGGCAGGCTCGGTCTCTCGTTAG
- a CDS encoding DUF1883 domain-containing protein: MKFIHQREQLEEGDLVVIQCSQPCNIRLMNDANFRAFRNRGRHTYHGGAFIKFPAKIRVPSSGFWNITLDTVSRKAVSVTRKPQLEYSITFKRQRREGI, from the coding sequence ATGAAATTCATCCATCAACGCGAGCAACTGGAAGAGGGCGATCTGGTGGTCATCCAGTGTTCACAGCCGTGCAATATCCGCCTGATGAACGATGCCAACTTCCGCGCCTTCAGAAATCGCGGCCGGCATACCTACCACGGCGGCGCCTTTATCAAGTTCCCGGCGAAAATCCGCGTGCCCTCCAGCGGTTTCTGGAACATCACCCTGGATACCGTGAGCCGCAAGGCCGTGAGCGTGACGCGCAAGCCGCAGCTCGAATACAGCATCACCTTCAAGCGTCAGCGCCGCGAGGGTATTTAG
- a CDS encoding N-acyl-D-amino-acid deacylase family protein has product MAHYDLIIQGGRYFDGSTAPSAIRSLAIKDGRIALISVEPLDTALAERIIDARGKWITPGFLDTHTHYDAELMVAPSLSESVRHGVTTVLVGSCSLSMVCSEAEDASDIFTRVETVPREKVLPILRERKTWSGPRQWREYIDQHPLGPNLVSFLGHSDLRVAVMGLHRATDRQVIPDEAELRRMEALLEEALDCGFLGLSTMCLKWDKIDGDREWSKSLPSTYARWREVRRLNRLLRQRGRVHQGAPNAANPLQITQYISEAIGLLRKPLKTTLISLLDLKGNRSLALLARLSAWLTNRLGGDFRWQLLPTPFAIYADGMDIVLFEEFGAGEMALDVKDHIERNLLLQNEEYRRTFRKYYADKLSPRVWQRDFGDAVILGCPDSTLIGRNFADIARERGLHVVDLFLDMVVQYGRQLRWFTVIGNHRPDKLRQMVRSPHTLITFSDAGAHIRNMAFYNLPLRFLKLVKDSHDEGQPVMSLEQAVHRLSGEQADWLGIDAGYIRLGDRADLVLLDPEGLKQNLQQENWDEMQGFGIQRMVCRNPGCVSHVLINGRLAVDEERIVPELGQVRGFGQFLAAR; this is encoded by the coding sequence ATGGCCCATTACGACCTGATCATCCAGGGCGGTCGCTATTTCGACGGCAGCACGGCCCCCTCAGCCATTCGTAGCCTGGCAATCAAGGACGGGCGCATCGCCCTGATCAGCGTCGAGCCACTCGACACGGCACTGGCCGAGCGGATCATCGATGCCCGTGGCAAGTGGATCACCCCCGGCTTTCTCGATACCCATACCCACTACGATGCCGAGCTGATGGTCGCCCCCAGCCTGTCGGAGTCGGTGCGCCATGGCGTGACCACCGTGCTGGTGGGCAGTTGCTCGCTGAGCATGGTATGCAGCGAAGCCGAGGATGCCTCGGACATCTTCACCCGCGTGGAAACCGTGCCACGCGAGAAGGTTCTGCCCATCCTGCGCGAACGCAAGACCTGGAGCGGCCCACGGCAATGGCGTGAATACATCGATCAGCACCCGCTGGGGCCGAATCTGGTGAGCTTTCTCGGCCACAGTGATCTGCGCGTGGCGGTGATGGGCCTGCATCGCGCCACTGATCGCCAGGTTATACCGGACGAAGCCGAGTTGCGGCGCATGGAGGCACTGCTCGAAGAGGCACTGGATTGCGGCTTTCTTGGCCTGTCCACCATGTGCCTGAAATGGGACAAGATCGACGGCGACCGCGAATGGTCCAAGAGCCTGCCCAGTACCTACGCACGCTGGCGCGAAGTGCGCCGCCTCAATCGTCTGTTGCGCCAGCGCGGCCGCGTGCATCAGGGCGCGCCCAATGCCGCCAATCCGCTGCAGATCACCCAGTACATCAGCGAGGCCATCGGCCTGCTGCGCAAGCCGCTGAAGACCACCCTGATCTCCCTGCTCGACCTCAAGGGCAATCGCAGCCTGGCGCTACTCGCCCGCCTCAGCGCCTGGCTGACCAATCGCCTTGGCGGGGATTTTCGCTGGCAACTGCTGCCCACGCCCTTCGCCATCTATGCCGACGGCATGGATATCGTCCTGTTCGAGGAGTTCGGTGCAGGCGAGATGGCGCTGGACGTCAAGGATCACATCGAGCGCAATCTGCTGCTGCAAAACGAGGAATACCGCCGCACCTTCCGCAAGTACTACGCTGACAAGCTGTCGCCGCGCGTCTGGCAGCGCGACTTTGGTGATGCGGTGATTCTCGGCTGCCCGGACAGCACGCTGATCGGCCGAAACTTCGCCGACATCGCCCGTGAGCGCGGTCTGCATGTGGTCGACCTGTTTCTCGACATGGTGGTGCAGTACGGACGCCAGTTACGCTGGTTCACCGTGATCGGCAATCATCGCCCGGATAAATTGCGGCAGATGGTGCGCAGCCCCCACACCCTGATCACCTTCTCGGATGCCGGCGCGCATATCCGCAACATGGCTTTCTACAATCTGCCGCTGCGTTTCCTCAAGCTGGTCAAGGACAGCCATGACGAAGGTCAGCCGGTGATGAGCCTGGAACAGGCCGTGCACCGTCTGAGCGGCGAGCAGGCCGACTGGCTGGGTATCGATGCCGGCTATATCCGCCTGGGCGATCGCGCCGACCTGGTGCTGCTCGACCCTGAAGGCCTGAAACAGAATCTGCAGCAGGAGAACTGGGACGAGATGCAGGGCTTCGGCATCCAGCGTATGGTCTGCCGCAACCCGGGCTGCGTCAGCCACGTGCTGATCAATGGCCGACTGGCCGTGGACGAAGAGCGAATTGTCCCCGAACTGGGCCAGGTGCGTGGTTTCGGCCAGTTCCTCGCCGCCCGCTGA
- a CDS encoding RNA methyltransferase, with product MQLTELTQRLADLGAKPQHIGRITRAWLQGKPLDSGTRHQKTENFLPLTVRQALPAIANELDGLVRLRSEHPGADGSARLLVELADKQMVESVLLPRDGLCISSQVGCAVGCVFCMTGKSGLLRQLTSAEMVAQVALGRRFRPVKKVVFMGMGEPAHNLDNVLEAIDLLGTEGGIGQRNLVFSTVGDPRVFERLPKQRVRPALALSLHTTDAALRQRLLPRAPRIDPEELVELGETYARTIDYPIQYQWTLLKGINDSQEEMDNILRLFKGKFAVLNLIPYNSLEADDYQRPDGERIVEMVRYLHSRGVLTKVRNSAGQDVDGGCGQLRARAVDLVNTSRLRLSRP from the coding sequence ATGCAGCTCACCGAACTCACCCAGCGTCTTGCCGACCTCGGCGCCAAACCCCAGCACATCGGGCGCATTACCCGTGCCTGGCTGCAGGGCAAGCCACTGGACAGCGGCACCAGGCACCAGAAAACCGAAAACTTCCTGCCACTGACGGTTCGGCAAGCGCTGCCTGCCATTGCCAATGAGCTGGATGGCCTGGTTCGGCTGCGCTCCGAACACCCTGGCGCCGACGGTTCCGCGCGCCTGCTGGTGGAGCTGGCCGACAAGCAGATGGTCGAGAGCGTGCTGTTGCCGCGCGATGGCCTGTGCATCTCCAGCCAGGTCGGTTGCGCCGTCGGTTGCGTGTTCTGCATGACCGGCAAGAGCGGCCTGCTGCGTCAGCTCACGAGCGCCGAAATGGTCGCCCAGGTCGCGCTGGGTCGGCGCTTTCGCCCGGTGAAGAAAGTGGTGTTCATGGGCATGGGCGAGCCGGCGCACAACCTTGATAACGTACTGGAAGCCATCGACCTGCTCGGCACCGAGGGCGGCATCGGCCAGCGCAACCTGGTGTTCTCCACCGTTGGCGACCCGCGCGTATTCGAACGCCTGCCCAAGCAGCGTGTGCGCCCTGCCCTGGCGCTGTCGCTGCACACCACCGATGCCGCACTGCGCCAACGCCTGCTGCCCAGGGCGCCGCGGATCGACCCTGAAGAGTTGGTGGAACTGGGTGAAACCTACGCCCGCACCATCGACTACCCGATCCAGTACCAGTGGACGCTGCTCAAGGGCATCAATGACAGCCAGGAGGAAATGGACAATATCCTGCGCCTGTTCAAAGGCAAGTTTGCCGTACTCAACCTGATCCCCTACAACAGCCTGGAAGCCGACGACTATCAGCGCCCGGACGGTGAACGTATCGTCGAGATGGTGCGCTACCTGCACAGCCGTGGCGTGCTGACCAAGGTACGCAACTCGGCTGGCCAGGATGTCGACGGCGGTTGCGGTCAACTGCGCGCCCGCGCAGTTGACCTGGTGAATACCAGCAGGTTACGTCTTTCACGCCCCTGA